From a single bacterium 336/3 genomic region:
- a CDS encoding XRE family transcriptional regulator, with product MELTIEIMYKAILEKDTSFEGVFFIAVKTTGIFCRPSCTARKPKLENVEFFKTSKECILKGYRACKVCNPLKTINYTPIEFQKIIDELSENPTLKFKNNDLKQRGIEPSKIRRWFLKNHGITFQAYQRMFRINMAFKKIQSGESATHTAFDIGFESLSGFGYSFKNIFGISPRKGKQQNIIDLKRIETPLGTMLACATNQGICLLEFTDRKMLETELKSIAKLLNATIIQGNNKHFELLEKQLNEYFAGERKIFDIPLHTLGTDFQNKVWTALQNIPYGQIKSYKEQAITIGSSESVRAVAKANGMNRISILIPCHRVIGSNGQLIGYGGGLWRKKYLLDLEKNGI from the coding sequence ATGGAACTGACAATAGAAATAATGTACAAAGCTATTCTTGAAAAAGACACTTCTTTTGAAGGTGTTTTTTTTATAGCAGTTAAGACAACAGGTATTTTTTGCAGACCATCTTGTACTGCCAGAAAACCCAAATTGGAAAATGTGGAATTTTTTAAAACTTCTAAAGAGTGCATTCTTAAAGGTTACAGAGCTTGTAAAGTTTGCAATCCTTTAAAAACAATCAACTATACGCCAATTGAATTTCAAAAAATCATTGACGAACTTTCAGAAAATCCGACTTTGAAATTCAAAAACAATGATCTTAAACAAAGAGGAATAGAACCCAGTAAAATAAGGAGATGGTTTTTAAAAAATCACGGAATTACGTTTCAAGCCTATCAAAGAATGTTTAGAATTAATATGGCATTTAAAAAAATACAAAGTGGCGAGAGTGCTACGCATACTGCTTTTGACATAGGTTTTGAATCTTTAAGTGGTTTTGGCTATAGTTTTAAAAATATTTTTGGTATTTCCCCGAGAAAAGGAAAACAACAAAATATTATAGACCTCAAGCGAATTGAAACGCCCTTAGGAACAATGCTTGCTTGTGCTACCAATCAAGGAATCTGCTTGTTAGAATTTACTGACAGAAAAATGTTGGAAACGGAATTAAAGTCAATTGCCAAACTTTTAAATGCAACCATTATTCAAGGGAACAACAAGCATTTTGAACTTTTAGAAAAACAACTAAATGAATATTTTGCAGGGGAAAGGAAGATATTTGATATTCCTTTACATACACTAGGCACAGACTTTCAAAACAAAGTTTGGACAGCTTTACAAAACATTCCTTATGGGCAAATCAAGTCATACAAGGAGCAAGCCATAACAATTGGAAGCTCTGAAAGTGTGAGAGCTGTTGCCAAGGCAAATGGAATGAACAGAATTTCTATTTTAATTCCATGTCATAGAGTTATTGGCTCTAACGGACAATTGATAGGTTATGGTGGTGGGCTTTGGCGAAAAAAATATTTACTAGACCTTGAAAAAAACGGAATTTAA